The genomic interval GTTGTGATTTGCGGCAACGCTAAGCTACTGAAAAATCCTTCGATGGCTGAGTTGGCTGACTGCCTCGGCATTAAAAAAACGATCGAACACACCATCTATGATTTGGTAGTTGTGGGGGCGGGTCCGGCGGGGTTGGCGGCAGCGATTTACGGCGCATCGGAGGGTTTGAAAACCCTCGTATTGGACAAAATGGGTCCGGGTGGGCAGGCGGGCAGCAGTTCCAAAATCGAGAATTACATGGGCTTTCCAATGGGTCTTTCCGGCAGCGATCTGGCAAATCGAGCCGTGATCCAGGCTGAGAAATTTGGGGCTATATTAACGGCACCAGCGGAAGTCGTTCAACTGAGCCGTGAAACTGGGTGCTACGCGCTGCGACTAGAGAGCGGCGAAGAAATCTCTGCTAAATGCATTGTAATCTGCGCGGGTGCGTCCTATCGCAAGCTTGCCGTTGAGGGCTACGATCGCTTTGAAGGCTCCGGCGTTTATTACGCAGCGACAACGGTGGAAGCTCTGCTGTGCCGGGGTGCCCAGGTGGTCGTCGTGGGTGGCGGCAATTCTGCGGGTCAGGCGGCAGTTTTCCTCTCCGAACAGACTCGAAAAGTCTTTTTGCTCATTCGGGGCGGTGATCTGGGAAAAACCATGTCTCATTACCTGGTGCAGCGGATTGAGCAAACGCCCAACATCGAAGTGCAATGCTACACCGAAATCTGCAAAATGTACGGCGACAAGTGGCTCGAAGCCGTTGATGTGTTTTGCAGTCAAACCGGACAAGCGGACACGATTAAATGTTTGGCAGTCTTTGTCTTTATCGGTGCTGTGCCGCATACAAAATGGTTGCCAGATGCCATTCAGCGCGATCGCAACGGGTTTGTCAAGACAGGTCTGCGAGTGATGGAGTCAGGCGAGTGGACGCTGCGTCGCCAACCCTTTCTGCTGGAGACCAGTCTTCCCGGCATTTTTGCAGCGGGAGACGTGCGGCTGGGTTCCACCAAGCGGGTGGCTTCTGCCGTCGGAGAAGGGGCAATGGCAGTGCAGTTCGTCCATGAGTACCTGGCTTCTAGCTAAATGAACTGGGGATTACAGAATCGATCGGAGGATGACATGGTAATACAATGCACACATCTCAATCAAATTCGGAAAGTGACACCCAGCACAAGAGGGTGTAGAGAGTGTCTGATGCTGGGAGACCCTTGGGTACACCTGCGTGTGTGCTTAACCTGTGGTCATGTTGGTTGCTGCGATGAATCTAAGAACAAACATGCCACACGGCATTTTCTTGCGACGCATCATCCCATCGTGCAGTCGTTTGAACCAGGGGAGGATTGGATGTGGTGCTATGTCGATGAGGTGTTCATGGACTAACAGCGTTAACCGAAATCCGAGGTATTAGAGTTGGAAGCACTCGTGTCACTTCTACTTGCCGTTACCCTGTCGTTGTTAATCATGCGTATTGCTGCCGAAGCCCTGATTCTGACTGGGCTATCTCGTCAGACGGCTGAATTTCAAGCACATTCAGCGATTACGGGTTCGGGCTTTACCACCAGCGAATCAGAACAGGTGGTTACCCATCCCGTGCGGCGACGTATCCTCATGTGGTTGATGTTGCTGGCGAATGCCGGATTGATTACGGTGATTTCCTCCTTAGTCCTTACATTCATCAGCGCAGCTAAGCTCAGCGATTGGCTGCCTCGTCTCGTGCTGCTGGTGCTAGGAATAACAATTCTTTGGATCGTAGCAATTAACCGTTGGATCAAGCATTTCCTCTCCCATTGGATGCAATGGGCGTTGCGCCGCTGGACTCGCCTGGATGTGCGAGATTATGCCAGCCTGCTGCACCTATCGGATGGCTATGCGGTGATGGAACTGCAAGTGGATGCAGGAGATTGGATTGCTAACAGACCGCTGCGGGAAACCAACCTCCGTCAAGAGGGGATTATAGTGTTGGGGATTCTCCGCCCTGATGGAGCATACCTTGGCGCACCTAGAGGAGCAACCTTTATCCGTCCCAACGATGTGGTGCTCTTGTATGGTCGCCTGGATGCTTTCAGTGAGTTGGATTCGCGTCAGGCGGGGAGTACAGGTGAACAGGCTCACCAGGATGCGATCGCCGATCATCAACAACTCCTTTTAGAACGCGATCGCCAAGATGCAGCCAAGTAAGGAACATACCCTTCGTGAATTCACCATAATTTCCTCAGAAAACCCTTAGATTCTCCCTCTAGGGTGTCAACAGAGTCCAGCACTTAGGGGGAACATTGCCTCGGTGACTTACAAAACCCTCACTGTCACTGGATTTTAAACAGCGGAGTCTAGATAAGGGGAACACGGGGATTGAAAAAGACCTCTCCCCGTCCCCGCGTCTCCCTCTCTCCGTGTCCTCCTTATCTTCCCTCTCCCTCCCCTCCCCTGCTTCCCCCACCAAATACACCAGGAGAAACCATTATGACCTCCCAGATGACCCTCCAGCAACAGTCCGTATCTCTAGACGATGCCCGACGAGTGATCGCCGCTGGAGAAGAGAGAGCCAGAGCGATCGGACAACCAATGAACATCGCCGTCGTTGATGCAGGCGGCAATCTCGTCGCCCACATCCGCATGGACGGTGCGTGGCTCGGCAGCATCGACATCTCGATCAACAAAGCATTCACCGCCCGCGCGTTTAACCTTGCCACCAAAGCGTTGGCAGAGAATGCTCAGCCTGGAGAACAATTTTTCGGCATCCATGCCTCCAATGCAGGACGAGTGATGATCTTCGCAGGCGGCATCCCACTACAGCGCGGCGGTCAAATCGTCGGTGCAGTCGGCGTTAGCGGCGGTAGTGGCGAACAGGATCAGACCGTTGCTGAGGCTGCTGCCGCTGCATTCTAACCTGCAAATGTAAACCGCTATAGAAGCATCAAAAGGAGATAGGAACATGGCGAATGAGAATCTCAAAGGACTGAAAGTCGCAATCCTAATTACGGATGGTTTCGAGCAGGTCGAGATGACCGAGCCACGGAAGGCTCTCGATCAGGCTGGTGCTGAAACTCACATCGTGTCGCCCAAGGGTGATCGGGTTCGCGCCTGGAACTTCACAGACTGGGGGGACGAGTTCCCGGTCGATGTGGCTCTTGACCAGGCACAATCTCAGGACTTCGACGCATTGCTACTACCGGGTGGTGTGATCAATCCCGATTCACTCCGAATCCAGGCGAAGGCGATCGCATTTATCAAATCCTTCTTCGACGCTGGCAAACCAGTGGCATCCATCTGCCACGGACCCTGGACGATCATTGAGACTGGTGCTGCACGCGAGCGGCGGATCGCTGCGTGGCCCTCGCTCAAGACGGATCTGCGGAATGCAGGCGCGGAGTGGGTGGATCAGGAGGTCGTGGTGGACGGCAACCTTGTAACGAGTCGTATGCCCGACGACATTCCAGCGTTCAACCGGGAAATGATTGGGCTGTTCAGCCACGCGGGACAGGCGCAGCCAGTATAGGAGAGTTCCAAAGATGAAACTAGTGCGATTGCTATCGGGAAGATTGATGCCTGCGTTGGGACAGGGAACCTGGGGAATGGGAGAGGATCGTAGTCAGCGACAAGCAGAAATTGCAGCACTTCGTCTTGGACTCGATCTGGGAATGACGCTGATTGACACGGCAGAGATGTATGGGGATGGTGGTGCGGAAGAGGTGGTCGGTGAGGCGATCGCCAAACGCCGCGATGAAGTCTCCCTCATCAGTAAGGTCTATCCGCACAACGCCACCCAGCGGGGCGTGATCGAGGCGTGCGATCGCAGCCTGAGGCGGCTCAAGACCGATTACCTCGACCTCTACCTCCTCCACTGGCGTGGGTTAGTACCGCTGGCAGAGACGCTGACAGGATTTCAGTGGCTCAAACAAGCAGGGAAGATTCGGGATTATGGTGTTAGCAATTTCGATCTCGATGACATGGAGGAGGCTATTTCCTTGCCTGGTGGCGACGGGATTATCGTCAATCAGGTGCTGTACAACTTGATGCAGCGTGGCATTGAGTGGGATCTGCTGCCCTGGTGCCAGAAGCGCGACATTGCCATCATGGCGTACTCGCCGATCGAACACTCCCCGCGTGAAGCAGGGGGAATGTTGCATAATCCTCAGATCAAAGCGATCGCCGCACGTCACGGTGTTACGCCGACCCAAGTCGCTCTTGCATGGCTACTGCATCAGGAGGTAATCGCCATTCCCAAAGCCAGCAATCCAGCGCACGTTCGGGAGAATCGCGCGGCGTTGGATCTAACACTTACAAGTGCAGATTTGGCGGAACTCGATCGTACCTTTCCGCCACCTCGCCATAAGATGGCACTAGCAATGAGATAAATACGAGGAATGACATGAAAATATTGATGGTTTTGACTTCCCATAACACACTCGGCAACACGGGTAGAAAAACCGGGTTTTGGTTAGAGGAGTTTGCTGCCCCTTACTACGTCTTCAAAGACGCAGGCGCAGAAATTACTCTGGCATCTCCCAAAGGTGGACAACCACCACTCGACCCCAAAAGCGATGCTCCAGATGCCCAAACTGAAGCGACCCTCCGCTTCAAACAGGATATCGATGCTCAAACCGTTTTAGCCAATACCCTAACGCTATCGAGTGTCTCTGCCGACGATTATGATGCGGTGTTCTATCCCGGTGGTCATGGTCCATTGTGGGATCTGGCTGAGGATGCCAATTCGATCGCGTTAATTAATGCTTTCTATGCCGCTGGCAAGCCCGTAGCTGCCGTGTGTCATGCTCCCGGTGCATTGCGCCATACCAAAGCTGCCGATGGCTCTCCTCTCGTGCAAGACAAGTCCGTGACGGGCTTTGCCAATACAGAAGAAGCAGCGGTTGAGCTGACCCATGTCGTGCCGTTCCTGGTGGAAGACGAATTGAAAAAGAATGGCGGCAAGTATTCCAAGACCAATGACTGGCAGCCCTATGCAGTGAGTGATGGCAATTTGATTACCGGACAGAATCCCGCGTCGTCCGAACCCGCAGCAAAACTACTGTTGCAACAACTGAGTACAGCCACATTCGCTCCAAGAGCCATATCATGACACGGGTTGTTCGTTTCCATCAGATCGGAGGTCCTGAAGTCCTCCAAATCGAAGATCTCGAAGTCGGTGCGCCCGGCCCTGACGAGATCCGCATCCGCGTCGAGGCGATCGGTCTCAACCGAGCAGAAGCGATGTTTCGATCGGGAACCTACCTGGAAGAACCGCATCTGCCTGCTCGTCTCGGCTATGAAGCCTCCGGTATTGTTGAGGCGTTGGGCAGCAATGTACAGGGCTTTGAGATCGGCGAAGCTGTCAGCGTGATTCCGGCTTTTTCCATGAACCAGTATGGGGTTTATGCCGAGCAAGCGATCGTGCCCGCTGCGGCAGTGCTGAAGCGTCCCGCAGGACTCAGCGCGGTCGAGGCAGCGGCAGTCTGGATGCAATATCTCACGGCCTATGGTGCGCTGATTGAGATTGGTCGGTTGTCTAGCGGGGATGCCGTGGTGATTACGGCAGCATCGAGCAGTGTCGGTCTGGCGGCGATCCAGATTGCTAACAGTGTGGGTGCCCTTGCGATCGCGACCACTCGCACAAGCACGAAAGCAGAAGCACTACAGAAAGCCGGAGCCGCCCATGTCATCGTCACCCAGGAGCAGGATCTTGTCGCGGCGGTCATGCAGATCACTGATGGAAAGGGAGCACGCATTGTCTTCGACCCCGTTGCGGGACCTGGAATCGAAACGCTGGCGCAGGCCATGAGCCGTCAAGGCATCCTCTTCATCTACGGCAACCTCAGCGGTCAGGCAACTCCGTTTCCATCGGGTGCGTCGATGTTAAAGAGTCTGAGCCTGCGCGGCTACGTGCTGTTTGAGCTGACCAGCGACCCGCAACGACTGGCACTGGCACAAGCCTTCATCAGGCGAGGCATTGAAGCCGGAACGCTGAAGCCGATCATTGCAAAGACCTTCACCCTCAACCAGATGATTGAGGCGCACCGCTATCTAGAATCGAACCAGCAGTTCGGCAAGATCGTCGTCACGGTATCTCAGTAGAAGAAAAACACATAAAACACGAAAGGAGGTCAATCATGGTTAACGTTGCATTGCTCGTTCGACTGGAAGCAAAACCTGGCAAAGAAGCAGAGGTCGAGCGCTTTCTCCATGACGGATTGGCGATCGTCCAACAGGAGCCAGCCACGATCGCCTGGTTCGCCATCCGCTTGGGACCCTCTACGTTCGGAATCTTCGACGTTTTCCCGGATGAGGCAGGACGGCAGGCACACCTGTCAGGA from Kovacikia minuta CCNUW1 carries:
- a CDS encoding aldo/keto reductase, which translates into the protein MKLVRLLSGRLMPALGQGTWGMGEDRSQRQAEIAALRLGLDLGMTLIDTAEMYGDGGAEEVVGEAIAKRRDEVSLISKVYPHNATQRGVIEACDRSLRRLKTDYLDLYLLHWRGLVPLAETLTGFQWLKQAGKIRDYGVSNFDLDDMEEAISLPGGDGIIVNQVLYNLMQRGIEWDLLPWCQKRDIAIMAYSPIEHSPREAGGMLHNPQIKAIAARHGVTPTQVALAWLLHQEVIAIPKASNPAHVRENRAALDLTLTSADLAELDRTFPPPRHKMALAMR
- a CDS encoding UBP-type zinc finger domain-containing protein; protein product: MVIQCTHLNQIRKVTPSTRGCRECLMLGDPWVHLRVCLTCGHVGCCDESKNKHATRHFLATHHPIVQSFEPGEDWMWCYVDEVFMD
- a CDS encoding FAD-dependent oxidoreductase; this translates as MTLEHHPIAFPKLDDEQIAALGKFAKLKAFQAGETLFVEGTPDYQFFVIKRGEVAIVDRSSGHDQIVTIHEPGEFTGDVDILTGRPVVVRAIAHSDCEVYEIAADDLRRIVNGMPRLSDLLLRAFLMRRQLLEESGFVAVRVVGSRYSPETHRFREFLAKNKVPFTWIDLENDPQVDTLLTQFRIREDETPVVICGNAKLLKNPSMAELADCLGIKKTIEHTIYDLVVVGAGPAGLAAAIYGASEGLKTLVLDKMGPGGQAGSSSKIENYMGFPMGLSGSDLANRAVIQAEKFGAILTAPAEVVQLSRETGCYALRLESGEEISAKCIVICAGASYRKLAVEGYDRFEGSGVYYAATTVEALLCRGAQVVVVGGGNSAGQAAVFLSEQTRKVFLLIRGGDLGKTMSHYLVQRIEQTPNIEVQCYTEICKMYGDKWLEAVDVFCSQTGQADTIKCLAVFVFIGAVPHTKWLPDAIQRDRNGFVKTGLRVMESGEWTLRRQPFLLETSLPGIFAAGDVRLGSTKRVASAVGEGAMAVQFVHEYLASS
- a CDS encoding GlcG/HbpS family heme-binding protein; amino-acid sequence: MKKTSPRPRVSLSPCPPYLPSPSPPLLPPPNTPGETIMTSQMTLQQQSVSLDDARRVIAAGEERARAIGQPMNIAVVDAGGNLVAHIRMDGAWLGSIDISINKAFTARAFNLATKALAENAQPGEQFFGIHASNAGRVMIFAGGIPLQRGGQIVGAVGVSGGSGEQDQTVAEAAAAAF
- a CDS encoding type 1 glutamine amidotransferase domain-containing protein: MKILMVLTSHNTLGNTGRKTGFWLEEFAAPYYVFKDAGAEITLASPKGGQPPLDPKSDAPDAQTEATLRFKQDIDAQTVLANTLTLSSVSADDYDAVFYPGGHGPLWDLAEDANSIALINAFYAAGKPVAAVCHAPGALRHTKAADGSPLVQDKSVTGFANTEEAAVELTHVVPFLVEDELKKNGGKYSKTNDWQPYAVSDGNLITGQNPASSEPAAKLLLQQLSTATFAPRAIS
- a CDS encoding TrkA C-terminal domain-containing protein, which codes for MSLLLAVTLSLLIMRIAAEALILTGLSRQTAEFQAHSAITGSGFTTSESEQVVTHPVRRRILMWLMLLANAGLITVISSLVLTFISAAKLSDWLPRLVLLVLGITILWIVAINRWIKHFLSHWMQWALRRWTRLDVRDYASLLHLSDGYAVMELQVDAGDWIANRPLRETNLRQEGIIVLGILRPDGAYLGAPRGATFIRPNDVVLLYGRLDAFSELDSRQAGSTGEQAHQDAIADHQQLLLERDRQDAAK
- a CDS encoding zinc-dependent alcohol dehydrogenase family protein gives rise to the protein MTRVVRFHQIGGPEVLQIEDLEVGAPGPDEIRIRVEAIGLNRAEAMFRSGTYLEEPHLPARLGYEASGIVEALGSNVQGFEIGEAVSVIPAFSMNQYGVYAEQAIVPAAAVLKRPAGLSAVEAAAVWMQYLTAYGALIEIGRLSSGDAVVITAASSSVGLAAIQIANSVGALAIATTRTSTKAEALQKAGAAHVIVTQEQDLVAAVMQITDGKGARIVFDPVAGPGIETLAQAMSRQGILFIYGNLSGQATPFPSGASMLKSLSLRGYVLFELTSDPQRLALAQAFIRRGIEAGTLKPIIAKTFTLNQMIEAHRYLESNQQFGKIVVTVSQ
- a CDS encoding putative quinol monooxygenase, which produces MVNVALLVRLEAKPGKEAEVERFLHDGLAIVQQEPATIAWFAIRLGPSTFGIFDVFPDEAGRQAHLSGKVAAALRSKADELFAQSPTIEKIDVLAAKLPQ
- a CDS encoding type 1 glutamine amidotransferase domain-containing protein; its protein translation is MANENLKGLKVAILITDGFEQVEMTEPRKALDQAGAETHIVSPKGDRVRAWNFTDWGDEFPVDVALDQAQSQDFDALLLPGGVINPDSLRIQAKAIAFIKSFFDAGKPVASICHGPWTIIETGAARERRIAAWPSLKTDLRNAGAEWVDQEVVVDGNLVTSRMPDDIPAFNREMIGLFSHAGQAQPV